A region from the Candidatus Limnocylindria bacterium genome encodes:
- the ndk gene encoding nucleoside-diphosphate kinase → MVERTLVVLKPDAVQRGISGEILTRFERRGLRIAALRLLRVDRAMAEKHYAVHKGKFFYDDLVKVISSSPVVAMVLEGPNAIAVVRAMVGATRPHEAAPGTIRGDYALVGLRNLVHASDAPETAKSEIALWFSDGVVDYTRDVERWMTEDKA, encoded by the coding sequence ATCGTCGAGCGCACCCTCGTCGTGCTGAAGCCCGATGCGGTGCAGCGCGGTATCTCGGGTGAGATCCTGACGCGCTTCGAGCGCCGCGGTCTGCGCATCGCGGCTCTCCGTTTGCTTCGCGTCGACCGCGCGATGGCCGAGAAGCATTACGCGGTCCACAAGGGGAAGTTCTTCTACGACGACCTCGTGAAGGTGATCAGCTCGTCGCCGGTGGTCGCGATGGTGCTCGAGGGGCCGAACGCGATCGCCGTTGTCCGCGCGATGGTCGGGGCGACCCGGCCCCACGAGGCCGCGCCGGGCACGATCCGTGGCGATTACGCGCTCGTCGGGCTGCGCAACCTCGTCCATGCGAGCGACGCGCCAGAGACCGCGAAAAGCGAGATCGCGCTGTGGTTCTCCGACGGCGTCGTCGACTACACGCGCGACGTGGAGCGCTGGATGACCGAGGACAAGGCCTGA
- a CDS encoding sodium-translocating pyrophosphatase, producing MDAQPLLWIVPISGLVAVLVAGYFAYDVLRSPIGTPEMQKVAGAIYVAAVAFIQRQYRTIFLLAIGGMVLIGIVIYRFESAPETDPLELAIRTSIAFFVGAVCSMASGIVGMFVAVKSNLRTAAAAQHSIGDALRIALRGGAVSGILVVGLSLIGVFVMFIAYGGFQRPDLAPFTIVGFGFGASFVALFAQLGGGIYTKAADLGADLVGKVEAGIPEDDPRNAAVIADLVGDNVGDCAGRGADLFESTAAENIGAMILGVAIYAVTHNVAWIVFPLVVRGFGLIASVIGIFLVRGNEKRDPMGSLNSGYYITIALSIAGMFFVTNQMLNEKGGALYFFGAGVVGILTSLAFVYITQYYTSGNWRPVKEIAEAAKTGPATTIISGVAVGFETTASSTITIAIALFISHWLGDQWGQVTGLPHGGIYGTAVATMGMLMSAAFILAMDTFGPITDNAGGVASMSRASEETRERTDRLDAAGNTTKALTKGYAVASAALAAFLLFSAYLDKVAQLTGKPFNSVDLAKVDVFLGGFLGAMLVYLFSSLAIRAVGRAGAAIIEEVRTQFREHPGIMAGTEEPNYARVVDITTASALRNMIAPGLLAVGAPIVVGILLKAEAEAALLMVGTMAGVILATVLNNGGGAWDNAKKYIESGMLKDDKGKVLGKGTPAHAAAVVGDTVGDPFKDTAGPSLHVLIKLLATITLVLAPLFIP from the coding sequence TTGGACGCGCAACCCCTGCTTTGGATCGTTCCCATCTCCGGACTGGTCGCCGTGCTCGTGGCCGGTTACTTCGCGTACGACGTCCTTCGCTCGCCGATCGGGACGCCGGAGATGCAGAAGGTCGCCGGCGCGATCTATGTCGCGGCCGTCGCGTTCATCCAGCGGCAGTACCGCACGATCTTCCTGCTCGCGATCGGCGGGATGGTGCTGATCGGCATCGTCATTTACCGCTTCGAGTCGGCCCCTGAGACTGACCCGCTGGAGCTTGCCATCCGCACCTCGATCGCGTTCTTCGTTGGTGCGGTCTGCTCGATGGCCTCCGGCATCGTCGGCATGTTCGTCGCGGTGAAGTCGAACCTGCGGACCGCAGCGGCCGCGCAGCACAGCATCGGTGACGCATTGCGGATCGCGCTCCGCGGCGGCGCGGTGTCCGGGATACTCGTGGTCGGCCTCTCGCTCATCGGCGTGTTCGTCATGTTCATCGCCTACGGCGGATTCCAACGTCCGGACCTGGCCCCGTTCACGATCGTCGGCTTCGGCTTCGGCGCGTCGTTCGTCGCCCTCTTTGCGCAGCTTGGTGGCGGCATCTACACCAAGGCCGCCGACCTCGGTGCCGACCTCGTCGGCAAGGTCGAGGCCGGCATCCCTGAGGACGACCCGCGCAACGCCGCGGTGATCGCGGACCTGGTCGGCGACAACGTCGGCGACTGTGCGGGTCGTGGCGCGGACCTCTTCGAGTCGACCGCCGCGGAGAACATCGGCGCGATGATCCTGGGCGTCGCGATCTACGCAGTGACGCACAACGTCGCGTGGATCGTTTTCCCGCTGGTCGTCCGTGGCTTCGGCCTGATCGCCAGCGTCATCGGGATCTTCCTGGTCCGCGGGAACGAGAAACGTGATCCGATGGGCTCGCTGAACTCCGGCTACTACATCACCATCGCGCTCTCGATCGCCGGCATGTTCTTCGTCACGAACCAGATGCTCAACGAGAAGGGCGGGGCGCTGTACTTCTTCGGAGCGGGCGTCGTCGGCATCCTCACGAGCCTGGCCTTCGTCTACATCACGCAGTACTACACGTCGGGCAACTGGCGGCCGGTCAAGGAGATCGCCGAGGCGGCGAAGACCGGCCCAGCGACCACGATCATCTCGGGCGTCGCCGTCGGCTTCGAGACCACGGCATCATCGACGATCACGATCGCGATCGCGCTGTTCATCTCGCACTGGCTCGGCGATCAGTGGGGCCAGGTGACCGGCCTGCCACACGGTGGCATCTACGGGACGGCCGTCGCGACGATGGGAATGCTCATGAGCGCGGCGTTCATCCTCGCCATGGACACGTTCGGTCCGATCACGGACAACGCCGGCGGCGTCGCGTCGATGTCGCGCGCATCCGAGGAGACGCGCGAGCGCACCGACCGCCTGGACGCGGCGGGCAACACGACCAAGGCGCTGACGAAGGGTTACGCCGTCGCCTCCGCCGCCCTCGCCGCGTTCCTGCTGTTCTCCGCCTACCTCGACAAGGTGGCGCAGCTGACGGGCAAGCCCTTCAATTCCGTCGACCTCGCGAAGGTCGATGTGTTCCTCGGGGGCTTCCTCGGCGCGATGCTCGTGTACCTCTTCTCGTCCCTCGCGATCCGAGCGGTCGGCCGCGCCGGCGCCGCGATCATCGAAGAGGTGCGCACGCAGTTCCGTGAGCATCCGGGGATCATGGCCGGCACCGAGGAGCCGAACTACGCGCGCGTCGTGGACATCACCACCGCGTCGGCGCTGCGCAACATGATCGCGCCCGGTCTCCTCGCGGTCGGCGCTCCGATCGTCGTCGGCATCCTGCTCAAGGCGGAGGCCGAGGCCGCCCTGTTGATGGTCGGCACGATGGCCGGCGTCATCCTCGCCACCGTCCTGAACAACGGCGGTGGCGCATGGGACAACGCCAAGAAGTACATCGAGTCGGGGATGTTGAAGGACGACAAGGGCAAGGTGCTGGGCAAGGGAACGCCGGCGCACGCGGCGGCCGTCGTCGGCGACACCGTCGGCGATCCGTTCAAGGACACCGCGGGTCCGAGCCTCCACGTCCTCATCAAGCTGCTCGCGACGATCACCCTCGTCCTGGCGCCGCTCTTCATTCCGTAA
- the rpoN gene encoding RNA polymerase factor sigma-54 has product MPQQQLKVTPKQIAANAILQLSSLELQDAINQELAENPALDLEEQQVCPLCGQPLPGRVCLNCFGLAKAPRQNDPETEPLEGSSLMQRDDDGDEFDPVVRAESEQTLAEWLSWNVRVLLPARLLPIAEYLIGNITENGYLDPGVTIEQAAETMKVSVADAMRALRAIQSVEPWGIGARDVRECMLIQMEHLEEVGEEVPRHAREIITDHFRELGEHKFGDVAQALHITREEVQAAWDYIKDNLNPHPAQGFAAGPDGTSIGGREVGLRPDVIITKAESGQYEVEVIESRRFLLRVNPVYRQLILQLQAARKEGAATVPMNDDDRQHIREYVTRAKFFIDNINQRRQTILRITEVIVECQLEFLEHGIQSLRPLTRAEVGERIGMHESTVSRATAGKFVLLPSGQVVPFAMFFTASLGTKDVIKEIIDAEDRGRPFSDQEIVEKLADKHGIKLARRTVAKYREELQILPARLRKHV; this is encoded by the coding sequence ATGCCTCAGCAGCAGCTGAAGGTGACTCCGAAACAGATCGCCGCGAATGCGATCCTGCAGCTGTCTTCACTCGAGCTCCAGGACGCGATCAATCAGGAGCTGGCGGAGAATCCCGCGCTCGATCTCGAGGAGCAACAGGTGTGCCCGCTCTGCGGGCAGCCGCTGCCAGGACGCGTTTGCCTGAACTGCTTTGGTCTCGCGAAGGCGCCACGGCAGAATGATCCTGAGACGGAGCCGCTCGAGGGCTCGAGTCTCATGCAGCGCGACGACGACGGCGACGAGTTCGATCCGGTCGTCCGCGCCGAATCAGAGCAGACGCTCGCCGAATGGCTGTCGTGGAACGTGCGCGTGCTCCTCCCAGCGCGCCTGCTCCCGATCGCCGAGTACCTCATCGGCAACATCACCGAGAACGGCTACCTTGACCCGGGCGTGACGATCGAGCAGGCGGCGGAGACGATGAAGGTCTCGGTCGCCGACGCGATGCGCGCGCTGCGCGCGATCCAGTCCGTCGAGCCGTGGGGCATCGGCGCACGCGACGTGCGCGAATGCATGCTCATTCAGATGGAGCACCTCGAGGAGGTCGGCGAGGAGGTACCACGGCACGCGCGAGAGATCATCACCGACCACTTCCGCGAGCTGGGCGAGCACAAGTTCGGCGACGTCGCACAGGCGCTTCACATCACTCGCGAAGAGGTCCAGGCCGCGTGGGACTACATAAAGGACAACCTCAACCCGCACCCGGCGCAGGGCTTCGCCGCCGGGCCGGACGGCACGAGCATCGGCGGGCGCGAGGTCGGGCTGCGTCCCGACGTGATCATCACGAAGGCGGAGAGCGGCCAGTACGAGGTCGAGGTGATCGAGTCGCGGCGCTTCCTGTTGCGCGTGAACCCCGTTTACCGCCAGCTCATCCTTCAGCTGCAGGCCGCGCGCAAGGAAGGCGCCGCGACGGTGCCGATGAACGATGACGACCGCCAGCACATCCGCGAGTACGTCACGCGGGCCAAGTTCTTCATCGACAACATCAACCAGCGCCGGCAGACGATCCTGCGGATCACCGAGGTCATCGTCGAGTGCCAGCTCGAATTCCTCGAGCACGGGATCCAATCACTGCGGCCGCTGACGCGTGCCGAAGTGGGGGAACGCATCGGGATGCACGAGTCGACGGTCAGTCGCGCCACCGCCGGCAAGTTCGTGCTCCTTCCCAGCGGTCAGGTCGTCCCGTTCGCGATGTTCTTCACCGCGTCGCTCGGGACCAAGGACGTGATCAAGGAGATCATCGACGCCGAGGACCGCGGGCGGCCGTTCTCCGATCAGGAGATCGTCGAGAAGCTCGCCGACAAGCACGGGATCAAGCTGGCGCGGCGGACGGTGGCGAAGTACCGCGAGGAGCTGCAGATCCTGCCGGCGCGGCTACGGAAGCACGTCTAG
- a CDS encoding pitrilysin family protein, which yields MEYLKRTLPNGVRILVSEMPETRSASLAVFVGAGSRMESRKDAGTSHFLEHMVFKGTAKRPTAADISMEIESRGGVVNAATDKEVTVFWTRVPARHWRIALDVVADMVLAPLLRESDVESEKKVIVEELRMYRDQPQDRVHTLVDELLYPNHPLGWEVAGREQVVLGMKADQIRDFMDRGYAPKKIVIALAGKVDANEVSDAIAELFAPIADRKPPRLKPAPKPSKTRVKLLGKRTEQAHVCIGWRGVPQVHSDKYTLDMLNAILGEGMSSRLFLELREKRALAYDVHSFSSNYLDAGHEVIYAGIAPDRIGEVVDAALAQVARLRDEIVPPDELERVRDFNKGRLELRLEDTRGVSNWLAGQELFLDRVRTVEEVCDIIDSVSAEDIQRAAQQYLRPDLAYVSAVGPRAAVATVRAPEGAEVVMEIAS from the coding sequence GTGGAGTACCTGAAGCGCACCCTACCGAACGGCGTGCGGATCCTCGTCTCGGAGATGCCGGAGACGCGCTCGGCGTCGCTGGCGGTGTTCGTCGGCGCGGGCTCGCGCATGGAGAGCCGCAAGGATGCAGGGACGAGCCATTTCCTCGAGCACATGGTGTTCAAAGGAACGGCGAAACGTCCGACCGCCGCCGACATCAGCATGGAGATCGAGAGCCGCGGCGGCGTCGTAAATGCCGCGACGGACAAAGAGGTCACCGTCTTCTGGACGCGCGTGCCGGCACGGCACTGGCGCATCGCGCTCGATGTCGTCGCGGACATGGTCCTCGCGCCGCTGCTGCGCGAGTCGGACGTCGAGTCTGAGAAGAAGGTCATCGTCGAAGAGCTTCGGATGTACCGCGATCAACCACAGGACCGCGTCCACACGCTTGTCGACGAGCTCCTGTATCCGAACCATCCGCTCGGCTGGGAGGTCGCGGGCCGCGAGCAGGTCGTGCTCGGAATGAAGGCCGACCAGATCCGCGACTTCATGGACCGCGGTTACGCGCCGAAGAAGATCGTCATCGCGCTCGCCGGCAAGGTGGACGCGAACGAGGTGTCGGATGCGATCGCGGAGCTGTTCGCGCCGATCGCCGACCGCAAGCCGCCGCGCCTCAAGCCCGCGCCAAAGCCCTCGAAGACGCGCGTGAAGCTCCTCGGCAAGCGGACGGAGCAGGCGCACGTGTGCATCGGCTGGCGCGGCGTCCCGCAGGTGCATTCTGACAAGTACACGCTCGACATGCTCAACGCGATCCTCGGTGAGGGCATGTCGAGCCGGCTCTTCCTGGAGCTTCGCGAGAAGCGCGCGCTCGCATACGACGTGCATTCGTTCTCGTCGAACTACCTCGACGCGGGCCACGAGGTCATCTACGCGGGCATCGCGCCCGATCGGATCGGCGAGGTGGTCGACGCCGCGCTCGCGCAGGTCGCGCGCCTCCGCGACGAGATCGTGCCGCCCGACGAGCTCGAACGTGTGCGCGACTTCAACAAGGGACGTCTCGAGTTGCGCCTCGAGGACACGCGGGGTGTGTCGAACTGGCTGGCGGGGCAGGAGCTGTTCCTCGACCGCGTGCGGACCGTCGAAGAGGTGTGCGACATCATCGACAGCGTCAGCGCCGAGGACATCCAACGAGCGGCGCAGCAGTACCTGCGACCTGACCTCGCATACGTCTCCGCGGTCGGCCCCCGCGCCGCGGTCGCCACGGTCCGCGCGCCTGAGGGCGCCGAGGTCGTGATGGAGATCGCCTCCTGA
- a CDS encoding proton-conducting transporter membrane subunit codes for MIEVVSLLGVAALVAFGVRKRLAVVGTVTLAALVAAIAVVALMPTDASGEVLELPWRMSELARLAAVVMLGTLCLLVLAVWVDEPAYNFFPTALVVAAVVIAVLVLTTPIAIYATLLLGLLVPVGSFTFQVHRNRSAEAAYRHFSFVALGGCLGMAALALSASLGRDQPPATFVLLVVIIVVAFALKLAAIPFHTHAALLASEVPASALALYFGVLVPTTFIAFAQILVLSGLLPAIVQIGKVQDLLLALGLVSALGGAFLATGSTELRRVAVYSVIANLGQALVGIATLSGPGIIGAMAIALVTGLAATQQLLAAGTLERRAGADRPSATTAPLAALAFVVGGFAMIGAPPLVAFPGHFFVELIAYSYSGWMGTALVVATLGVLVAQLRAAMAIFRTAPDRWRIERRPIAGIVGGFVFAALLIGGVQPDGFLQPIAAFADEFLRALHPL; via the coding sequence GTGATCGAGGTCGTCTCGCTCCTCGGCGTCGCGGCGCTCGTCGCGTTTGGCGTCCGCAAGCGACTTGCGGTCGTGGGGACGGTGACGCTCGCGGCGCTCGTGGCTGCGATCGCAGTCGTCGCGCTCATGCCGACGGATGCATCGGGCGAGGTGCTCGAGCTGCCCTGGCGCATGTCGGAACTGGCACGCCTCGCCGCGGTCGTCATGCTGGGAACGCTCTGCCTCCTGGTGCTCGCGGTATGGGTCGACGAGCCCGCGTACAACTTCTTCCCGACCGCCCTTGTCGTCGCCGCGGTCGTGATCGCGGTACTCGTCCTCACCACACCGATCGCGATCTACGCCACGCTGCTGCTCGGGCTGCTCGTTCCGGTCGGCTCGTTCACCTTCCAGGTGCACCGCAACCGGAGCGCGGAGGCGGCCTACCGCCACTTCAGCTTCGTGGCGCTCGGCGGCTGCCTGGGCATGGCGGCGCTGGCCCTCTCAGCGAGCCTCGGACGCGACCAGCCCCCCGCGACGTTCGTGCTCCTCGTCGTGATCATCGTCGTCGCGTTCGCGCTCAAGCTCGCGGCGATCCCGTTCCACACGCACGCCGCGCTACTCGCGTCGGAGGTCCCCGCGTCCGCGCTCGCGCTCTACTTCGGCGTGCTCGTGCCGACGACCTTCATCGCGTTCGCGCAGATCCTCGTGCTATCCGGTCTGCTCCCGGCGATCGTGCAGATCGGAAAGGTGCAGGACCTGCTCCTCGCGCTCGGGCTCGTGTCCGCGCTCGGCGGGGCGTTCCTCGCCACCGGGTCCACCGAGCTGCGGCGCGTGGCGGTGTACTCAGTGATCGCGAACCTCGGTCAGGCGCTCGTGGGGATCGCGACGCTGTCCGGCCCCGGGATCATCGGCGCGATGGCGATCGCACTCGTGACCGGCCTCGCCGCAACACAGCAGCTCCTCGCCGCCGGGACGCTCGAGCGTCGCGCCGGCGCGGACCGCCCGAGTGCGACGACCGCACCGCTCGCCGCGCTCGCGTTCGTGGTCGGAGGCTTCGCGATGATCGGCGCGCCGCCGCTCGTTGCGTTCCCAGGCCACTTCTTTGTCGAGCTCATCGCGTACTCGTATTCGGGCTGGATGGGCACCGCGCTCGTCGTCGCGACCCTCGGCGTTCTCGTCGCGCAGCTGCGCGCGGCGATGGCGATCTTCCGCACCGCACCCGACCGCTGGCGCATCGAGCGCCGACCGATCGCCGGGATCGTCGGCGGGTTCGTGTTCGCGGCGCTACTGATCGGTGGCGTGCAGCCGGACGGCTTCCTGCAACCCATCGCGGCGTTCGCGGACGAATTCCTTCGCGCGCTGCATCCGCTCTAG
- the pxpA gene encoding 5-oxoprolinase subunit PxpA — protein MLPSIDLNSDLGEGAGADAQLMPLITSANIACGGHAGDESTMSATVALARRYSVAVGAHPGYPDRENFGRVPVAMTQDELSEEIARQLRALRHVDPDLRISHVKAHGALYNEAWRDQAIAKAIIAGVKKVFTAHTDVALFAAPKSALAEAARGAGLRVVREGFADRAYEKDGTLRSRMLAGALHTDPKVAAKQALSFVRDGGVQAHDGSFIKMTVDTLCIHGDTPGAPAIAAAVREALAGAGVKVRAAIIWQ, from the coding sequence GTGCTCCCATCGATCGATCTCAACAGCGACCTGGGCGAGGGCGCGGGGGCCGACGCCCAGCTCATGCCGCTCATAACCTCGGCGAACATCGCCTGCGGCGGGCACGCGGGCGACGAGTCGACGATGAGCGCGACCGTCGCGCTCGCGCGCCGCTACAGCGTCGCCGTGGGAGCGCATCCGGGGTATCCCGACCGCGAGAACTTCGGGCGTGTCCCGGTCGCGATGACGCAAGACGAGCTCAGCGAGGAGATCGCGCGTCAGCTCCGTGCGCTGCGACACGTCGATCCGGACCTGAGGATCTCTCACGTCAAAGCGCACGGCGCGCTGTACAACGAGGCCTGGCGTGACCAGGCGATCGCAAAGGCGATCATCGCAGGGGTGAAGAAGGTCTTCACGGCGCACACCGACGTCGCGCTGTTCGCCGCTCCGAAGTCGGCGCTGGCCGAGGCCGCCCGAGGCGCGGGTCTGCGCGTCGTGCGCGAGGGCTTCGCCGATCGCGCATATGAAAAGGACGGAACGCTGCGTTCGCGCATGCTCGCGGGCGCGCTGCACACCGATCCGAAGGTCGCGGCGAAGCAGGCGCTGTCCTTCGTGCGCGACGGCGGCGTTCAGGCGCACGACGGTTCGTTCATCAAGATGACCGTCGACACGCTCTGCATCCACGGCGATACGCCCGGCGCGCCCGCGATCGCGGCCGCGGTGCGCGAGGCGCTGGCCGGCGCGGGCGTGAAGGTGCGGGCGGCGATCATCTGGCAGTGA
- a CDS encoding M23 family metallopeptidase, which yields MAHAGGLVSVYAHLDDTFARPPVRIGDAVRAGQVIGFVGLTGITTGPHLHFAVLRAGQPIDPLPLLTSR from the coding sequence ATCGCGCATGCCGGCGGCCTCGTTTCCGTCTACGCGCATCTCGACGACACGTTCGCGCGTCCGCCGGTGCGTATCGGGGATGCGGTCCGGGCAGGTCAGGTGATCGGCTTCGTCGGACTCACCGGCATCACGACCGGCCCGCACCTTCACTTCGCCGTGCTGCGTGCCGGTCAGCCGATCGATCCGCTCCCGCTGCTTACCTCGCGTTAG
- a CDS encoding CHRD domain-containing protein: protein MTGSRARFVFAALLVASACGGAATAPSPTVAASAAPASTAPAPTASPQPVVTPGPDLYAYSAELKSSNEVPAIADAEATCAGTATFKLEATTDSYYYNIVRAKGTFDITITGCPASTSIILAHIHEGAATVNGPIKIDTGLVATAPIAFGTGARIQKANVTVDPLIAQALVTNPGSYYVNVHTAAHGGGVIRGQLVATR from the coding sequence ATGACCGGATCGCGCGCGCGATTCGTCTTCGCCGCCCTGCTCGTCGCATCAGCCTGCGGCGGCGCCGCCACGGCTCCGAGTCCGACCGTCGCAGCGAGCGCAGCGCCGGCGAGCACCGCGCCCGCGCCCACCGCGTCGCCGCAGCCCGTCGTGACGCCTGGCCCCGACCTCTACGCATACTCTGCGGAGCTCAAGTCGTCCAACGAGGTTCCCGCGATAGCCGACGCCGAGGCGACATGCGCCGGCACGGCTACCTTCAAGTTGGAGGCGACCACCGACTCCTACTACTACAACATCGTGCGCGCGAAGGGCACCTTCGACATCACGATCACCGGCTGCCCAGCGTCCACCTCGATCATCCTCGCGCACATCCACGAGGGCGCTGCGACGGTGAACGGACCGATCAAGATCGATACGGGTCTGGTGGCGACCGCTCCGATCGCGTTCGGGACCGGCGCGCGGATCCAGAAAGCCAACGTCACCGTCGACCCGCTCATCGCGCAGGCCCTCGTCACGAACCCCGGCAGCTACTACGTGAACGTCCACACCGCAGCCCACGGCGGCGGGGTCATTCGAGGGCAGCTCGTCGCGACGCGTTAG
- a CDS encoding CAP domain-containing protein — protein MIRASTFDTTLRSLAIAVALVVQIVAIAVIGDVFHDVFASKPSVDAAAAPTSETVARVALAARGDRLMTINLALDVAAVDLAATAPVRDAELVSDASGALPEPVADTAVAPADGAPEAAPPLVAETTPQPRPDPTAAPRPIAAAPAITTSPTTVEAELRMLYLMNTSRMQAGLVPLALDTGVSDVARKHSAAEAQVRYVYHDGPDGTAHSRYVPACGTGWYGENTGKVWSGGVEVLHREFMAEPWEPINHRTNIMDPNFRRVGIGAVQGPDAVYITMAFCR, from the coding sequence GTGATCCGCGCCAGCACGTTCGACACGACGCTTCGGTCCCTCGCGATAGCCGTCGCCCTCGTGGTGCAGATCGTCGCCATCGCCGTGATCGGCGATGTGTTCCACGACGTGTTCGCATCCAAGCCATCTGTGGATGCCGCGGCAGCGCCGACGAGTGAGACCGTCGCACGTGTCGCACTGGCCGCACGGGGCGACCGCCTCATGACCATCAACCTCGCGCTGGATGTGGCCGCGGTCGATCTAGCGGCGACCGCGCCGGTACGTGACGCGGAGCTCGTCAGCGACGCCAGCGGCGCGCTACCTGAGCCCGTGGCGGATACCGCCGTCGCGCCGGCGGATGGGGCACCCGAAGCGGCGCCGCCGCTGGTCGCGGAGACGACGCCGCAGCCGCGGCCCGATCCGACGGCCGCGCCGCGACCGATAGCCGCGGCTCCGGCGATCACGACCTCCCCGACGACCGTCGAAGCCGAGCTACGGATGCTCTACCTGATGAACACGTCTCGGATGCAGGCGGGCCTTGTCCCGCTCGCGCTCGACACCGGCGTGTCCGATGTCGCGCGTAAGCACAGCGCCGCCGAGGCGCAGGTCCGCTACGTCTATCACGACGGCCCTGACGGCACGGCGCATTCGCGCTACGTGCCCGCGTGCGGGACCGGCTGGTACGGCGAGAACACCGGCAAGGTGTGGAGCGGCGGCGTGGAAGTTCTGCATCGAGAGTTCATGGCCGAGCCGTGGGAGCCGATCAACCACCGCACGAACATCATGGATCCGAACTTCCGTCGCGTCGGCATCGGCGCGGTCCAGGGACCGGACGCGGTCTACATCACGATGGCGTTCTGCCGCTAG
- the pxpB gene encoding 5-oxoprolinase subunit PxpB — MKARVVPFGEGALLVELGRGFQEDIVGWARGIAEYWDTTFRYGPAVPAYASVVLRFDPLRIAPTQAEKFAAELLERRESMLVAGDKPRRLIEIPTTYDGPDLAETAERSHLSVEELVALHAKRDYTAYFLGFMPGFAYCGRLDPKIVSSRLERPRERVPAGSVAIADGQTGVYPFASPGGWRLIGRTARAMFDPSAADPVLIRAGDGVRFVPQ, encoded by the coding sequence GTGAAGGCGCGCGTCGTCCCCTTCGGCGAGGGCGCGCTCCTCGTCGAGCTCGGACGCGGATTCCAGGAGGACATCGTGGGCTGGGCGCGCGGCATCGCGGAGTACTGGGACACGACCTTTCGGTATGGCCCCGCAGTCCCGGCGTACGCCTCCGTCGTGCTTCGCTTCGACCCGCTGCGCATCGCACCCACGCAAGCCGAAAAGTTCGCGGCAGAGCTCCTCGAGCGTCGCGAGTCCATGCTCGTCGCAGGCGACAAGCCGCGCCGCCTGATCGAGATCCCCACCACGTACGATGGCCCCGACCTCGCGGAGACGGCCGAACGCTCGCACCTCAGCGTCGAGGAGCTCGTCGCTCTACACGCGAAACGCGACTACACCGCGTATTTCCTCGGGTTCATGCCCGGTTTCGCGTACTGCGGACGGCTCGATCCGAAGATCGTCTCTTCGCGCCTCGAGCGTCCGCGGGAGCGCGTGCCCGCGGGCTCCGTCGCGATCGCTGACGGGCAGACCGGCGTGTACCCCTTCGCGTCGCCGGGCGGATGGCGTCTCATCGGGCGCACCGCGCGCGCGATGTTCGATCCGAGCGCCGCCGATCCGGTGCTCATCCGCGCGGGCGACGGCGTGCGCTTCGTCCCGCAGTGA
- a CDS encoding pyridoxamine 5'-phosphate oxidase family protein — translation MLAWTDVEKILHNGRYYWISTTDADGRPHLVQQWAAWVDDHLYFEGSERTHWALNLARDPRVAFGTQTGTRALFGQGTVEVVRGAAPAVAKKIAGQYARKYGRAFDYRPKPEQYEKGHVFRAKPSKIIAFDVKHFTASGTRFTF, via the coding sequence ATGCTCGCGTGGACCGATGTCGAGAAGATCCTTCACAACGGCCGTTACTACTGGATCTCGACGACCGACGCCGATGGTCGCCCGCATCTCGTGCAGCAGTGGGCCGCCTGGGTCGACGATCACCTGTACTTCGAGGGCAGCGAGCGCACGCACTGGGCCCTGAACCTCGCACGAGATCCGCGCGTCGCGTTCGGGACACAGACCGGAACGCGAGCGCTCTTCGGACAGGGCACCGTCGAGGTGGTGCGTGGCGCGGCGCCAGCCGTCGCGAAGAAGATCGCTGGCCAGTACGCCAGGAAATACGGGCGGGCCTTCGATTACCGGCCTAAACCCGAGCAGTACGAGAAAGGTCACGTCTTCCGCGCTAAACCCTCGAAGATCATCGCCTTCGATGTGAAACACTTCACCGCGTCTGGGACCCGCTTCACGTTCTAG